One genomic region from Mytilus trossulus isolate FHL-02 chromosome 9, PNRI_Mtr1.1.1.hap1, whole genome shotgun sequence encodes:
- the LOC134684075 gene encoding uncharacterized protein LOC134684075 has translation MCSSYSIKNGETIMEVERYDIEDKIQTIPENGNTSLADSKTSIADLTSEEEITTTDSLVIECGSIRVGSLKGTSLVPVIISTKYIEFKFLIEGVRIVHCIKLQSDDILQCLYGQTYGVIFIVTNIEAGSKIRSVLGMKKKVKGKKSYLDPGGSVGQGLFVTLFIAFSCNLQIEQLKSVLQCYKNFANEEFLIELDEHSEHKILCETSPNTGQEKKELVILKALTRAASTDFNNNFVSGEATQTTVEMYKFKPEGEIKSFYVPVLGPGGHVDKRLHQAIEWCSDCGPCPGKCVGYLSVIIVLFWIFLLQKS, from the exons ATGTGCTCATCATATTCAATCAA GAATGGGGAGACCATAATGGAAGTTGAAAGATATGACATTGAAGATAAGATACAGACAATACCTGAAAATGGCAACACAAGTTTGGCAGACAGTAAGACGAGCATTGCTGACCTCACATCTGAAGAAGAAATAACTACAACTGACTCTCTTGTTATTGAATGTGGCAGTATAAGAGTTGGCAGTCTGAAAGGAACATCTTTGGTACCAGTAATTATTTCCACCAAgtatattgaatttaaatttttgatagaAG gAGTGAGGATTGTACATTGCATAAAgttacagtcagatgatatattaCAGTGTCTCTATGGACAGACATATGGTGTCATATTTATAGTAACAAACATTGAAGCTGGAAGTAAAATTAGGAGTGTCCTTGGCATGAAGAAAAAGGTTAAAGGAAAAAAGTCATACTTGGACCCTGGTGGTTCAG ttGGACAAGGTTTATTTGTGACTTTGTTTATTGCCTTTTCATGCAATCTACAAATTGAACAGCTAAAAAGTGTTTTACAATGCTACAAGAATTTTGCTAATGAAGAATTTTTGATAGAACTTGATGAACATTCAGAGCATAAAATTTTGTGTGAGACATCGCCAAATACTGGACAAGAAAAGAAAGAATTAGTGATTTTAAAGGCATTGACCAGAGCAGCTTCTACAGACTTTAACAACAATTTTGTCTCAGGGGAAGCAACTCAAACAACCGTTGAGATGTACAAGTTCAAACCAGAAgg TGAAATAAAGTCTTTCTATGTACCAGTTTTGGGACCTGGCGGTCATGTTGATAAAAGATTGCATCAAGCTATAGAATGGTGTTCAGACTGTGGACCTTGTCCAGGAAAATGTGTTGGTTACCTTTCTGTTATAATTGTATTGTTCTGGATTTTCCTTCTGCAAAagtcataa
- the LOC134684810 gene encoding putative proline-rich protein 21, with protein sequence MLLTWNKLHDLDLEQALTSVELHTLDLEQALTSTELHALDLEQALTSAELHTLDFEQALTSTELHALDLEQALTSTELHALDLEQALTSTELHALDLEQALTSTELHALDLEQALTTTELHALDLEQALTSTELHALDLEQALTSTELHALDLEQALTTTELHALDLEQALTTTELHALDLEQALTSTELHALDLEQALTTTELHALDLEQALTTTELHALDLEQALTSTELHALDLEQALTTTELHALDLEQALTSTELHALDLEQALTSTELHALDLEQALTTTELHALDLEQALTSTELHALDLEQALTTTELHALELEQALTSTELHALDLEQALTTTELHALDLEQALTSTELHALDFEQALTSTELHALDLEQALTSTELHALDLEQALTTTELHALDLEQALTSTELHALDLEQAPTHKECRGVKHEYTCSSTYTATFA encoded by the coding sequence atgctctTGACTTGGAACAAATTACATGATCTTGACTTGGAACAAGCTCTAACATCCGTTGAATTACATACTCTTGACTTGGAACAAGCTCTAAcatccactgaattacatgctctTGACTTGGAACAAGCTCTTACATCCGCTGAATTACATACTCTTGATTTTGAACAAGCTCTGAcatccactgaattacatgctctTGACTTGGAACAAGCTCTGAcatccactgaattacatgctctTGACTTGGAACAAGCTCTGAcatccactgaattacatgctctTGACTTGGAACAAGCTCTGAcatccactgaattacatgctctTGACTTGGAACAAGCtctgacaaccactgaattacatgctctTGACTTGGAACAAGCTCTGAcatccactgaattacatgctctTGACTTGGAACAAGCTCTGAcatccactgaattacatgctctTGACTTGGAACAAGCTCtaacaacaactgaattacatgctCTTGACTTGGAACAAGCTctaacaaccactgaattacatgctctTGACTTGGAACAAGCTCTGAcatccactgaattacatgctctTGACTTGGAACAAGCTctaacaaccactgaattacatgctctTGACTTGGAACAAGCTctaacaaccactgaattacatgctctTGACTTGGAACAAGCTCTGAcatccactgaattacatgctctTGACTTGGAACAAGCTctaacaaccactgaattacatgctctTGACTTGGAACAAGCTCTGAcatccactgaattacatgctctTGACTTGGAACAAGCTCTGAcatccactgaattacatgctctTGACTTGGAACAAGCTctaacaaccactgaattacatgctctTGACTTGGAACAAGCTCTAAcatccactgaattacatgctctTGACTTGGAACAAGCTctaacaaccactgaattacatgctctTGAATTGGAACAAGCTCTAAcatccactgaattacatgctctTGACTTGGAACAAGCTctaacaaccactgaattacatgctctTGACTTGGAACAAGCTCTGAcatccactgaattacatgctctTGACTTCGAACAAGCTCTGAcatccactgaattacatgctctTGACTTGGAACAAGCTCTAAcatccactgaattacatgctctTGACTTGGAACAAGCTctaacaaccactgaattacatgctctTGACTTGGAACAAGCTCTAAcatccactgaattacatgctctTGACTTGGAACAAGCTCCGACTCATAAAGAATGTAGAGGGGTTAAACATGAATATACCTGTTCTTCTacctacacagctacttttgcatag